The following coding sequences lie in one Arabidopsis thaliana chromosome 3, partial sequence genomic window:
- a CDS encoding Phosphoglycerate mutase-like family protein (Phosphoglycerate mutase-like family protein; FUNCTIONS IN: oxidoreductase activity, transition metal ion binding, acid phosphatase activity; INVOLVED IN: oxidation reduction; LOCATED IN: plasma membrane; EXPRESSED IN: 24 plant structures; EXPRESSED DURING: 13 growth stages; CONTAINS InterPro DOMAIN/s: ATP-grasp fold, RimK-type (InterPro:IPR013651), Histidine phosphatase superfamily, clade-2 (InterPro:IPR000560), Ferritin/ribonucleotide reductase-like (InterPro:IPR009078); BEST Arabidopsis thaliana protein match is: Phosphoglycerate mutase-like family protein (TAIR:AT5G15070.1); Has 35333 Blast hits to 34131 proteins in 2444 species: Archae - 798; Bacteria - 22429; Metazoa - 974; Fungi - 991; Plants - 531; Viruses - 0; Other Eukaryotes - 9610 (source: NCBI BLink).) has product MEMEEGASGVGEKIKIGVCVMEKKVFSAPMGEILDRLQSFGEFEILHFGDKVILEDPIESWPICDCLIAFHSSGYPLEKAQAYAALRKPFLVNELDPQYLLHDRRKVYEHLEMYGIPVPRYACVNRKVPNQDLHYFVEEEDFVEVHGERFWKPFVEKPVNGDDHSIMIYYPSSAGGGMKELFRKIGNRSSEFHPDVRRVRREGSYIYEEFMATGGTDVKVYTVGPEYAHAEARKSPVVDGVVMRNTDGKEVRYPVLLTPAEKQMAREVCIAFRQAVCGFDLLRSEGCSYVCDVNGWSFVKNSYKYYDDAACVLRKMCLDAKAPHLSSTLPPTLPWKVNEPVQSNEGLTRQGSGIIGTFGQSEELRCVIAVVRHGDRTPKQKVKLKVTEEKLLNLMLKYNGGKPRAETKLKSAVQLQDLLDATRMLVPRTRPGRESDSDAEDLEHAEKLRQVKAVLEEGGHFSGIYRKVQLKPLKWVKIPKSDGDGEEERPVEALMVLKYGGVLTHAGRKQAEELGRYFRNNMYPGEGTGLLRLHSTYRHDLKIYSSDEGRVQMSAAAFAKGLLDLEGQLTPILVSLVSKDSSMLDGLDNASIEMEAAKARLNEIVTSGTKMIDDDQVSSEDFPWMTDGAGLPPNAHELLRELVKLTKNVTEQVRLLAMDEDENLTEPYDIIPPYDQAKALGKTNIDSDRIASGLPCGSEGFLLMFARWIKLARDLYNERKDRFDITQIPDVYDSCKYDLLHNSHLDLKGLDELFKVAQLLADGVIPNEYGINPQQKLKIGSKIARRLMGKILIDLRNTREEALSVAELKESQEQVLSLSASQREDRNSQPKLFINSDELRRPGTGDKDEDDDKETKYRLDPKYANVKTPERHVRTRLYFTSESHIHSLMNVLRYCNLDESLLGEESLICQNALERLCKTKELDYMSYIVLRLFENTEVSLEDPKRFRIELTFSRGADLSPLRNNDDEAETLLREHTLPIMGPERLQEVGSCLSLETMEKMVRPFAMPAEDFPPASTPVGFSGYFSKSAAVLERLVNLFHNYKNSSSNGRS; this is encoded by the exons ATGGAGATGGAAGAAGGAGCAAGTGGTGTTGGTGAGAAGATAAAGATTGGAGTCTGCGTCATGGAAAAGAAG GTTTTCTCAGCTCCCATGGGGGAAATTCTCGACAGACTCCAGTCTTTTGGTGAATTTGAG ATCTTACATTTTGGGGATAAAGTTATACTTGAAGATCCAATAGAAAG TTGGCCCATTTGTGATTGCTTGATTGCTTTTCATTCCTCTGGATATCCTCTTGAGAAGGCTCAGGCATATGCTGCTTTAAGAAA GCCATTTTTAGTGAATGAACTTGATCCGCAATATCTTCTTCATGATCGCCGGAAGGTGTATGAG CATCTTGAGATGTATGGCATCCCAGTTCCTAGGTATGCTTGTGTCAATAGAAAGGTACCAAATCAAGACCTTCATTATTTTgtcgaggaagaagattttgttgagGTCCATGGTGAACGCTTCTGGAAGCCATTTGTGGAAAAGCCTGTCAATG GAGATGACCATAGTATAATGATATACTACCCTAGCTCGGCAGGTGGAGGCATGAAAGAATTGTTTCGCAAG ATTGGGAACCGATCAAGTGAATTTCATCCTGACGTCAGAAGGGTAAGGAGAGAAGGCTCTTATATATACGAGGAGTTTATGGCCACCGGAGGAACTGATGTCAAG GTCTATACAGTGGGTCCTGAATACGCACATGCTGAAGCAAGAAAGTCACCTGTTGTTGATGGTGTTGTTATGAGGAATACAGATGGGAAGGAA GTGAGATATCCAGTATTGCTTACACCTGCTGAAAAGCAAATGGCTAGAGAAGtttgcattgcatttaggCAAGCG GTCTGTGGGTTTGATCTTCTACGATCTGAGGGCTGTTCATATGTTTGTGATGTCAATGGATGGAGTTTTGTGAAGAACTCATACAA GTATTATGACGATGCTGCGTGTGTGCTAAGGAAAATGTGTTTGGATGCAAAAGCTCCTCATCTCTCATCCACTCTTCCTCCCACCTTGCCATGGAAGGTCAATGAACCTGTACAATCTAATGAAGGTCTAACTCGCCAGGGAAGTGGCATCATCGGCACTTTTGGGCAGTCAGAAGAGCTACGTTGTGTCATTGCTGTTGTTCGACA TGGCGATAGAACTCCCAAGCAGAAAGTGAAACTAAAAGTTACAGAGGAAAAACTATTAAACCTAATGTTGAAGTACAATGGTGGAAAGCCAAGAGCTGAG ACCAAACTTAAGAGTGCCGTCCAGTTGCAAGATCTATTAGATGCCACAAGAATGTTAGTTCCCCGTACAAG ACCAGGTCGTGAAAGTGATAGTGATGCAGAAGACCTTGAACATGCTGAGAAGCTTCGGCAAGTTAAAGCAGTCCTTGAAGAG GGAGGACATTTCTCTGGTATATACAGGAAGGTTCAACTGAAGCCGCTGAAGTGGGTTAAAATACCAAAAAGCGATGGTGAtggcgaagaagaaagaccAGTAGAGGCCCTTATGGTTCTGAAATATGGCGGTGTTTTAACACACGCTGGTAGAAAGCAG GCAGAAGAACTTGGTAGATACTTTCGAAACAATATGTATCCAG GTGAAGGGACTGGTTTGCTTCGTCTCCATAGTACGTACCGTCATGACCTTAAAATTTACAGCTCTGACGAGGGACGTGTTCAG ATGTCTGCAGCGGCTTTTGCTAAAGGCCTGCTTGACCTAGAAGGACAGCTGACGCCAATCCTG gTTTCTTTGGTTAGCAAGGACTCTTCCATGTTGGATGGTCTTGATAATGCCAGCATTGAAATGGAAGCGGCCAAG GCTAGATTGAATGAGATTGTAACGTCTGGCACAAAGATGATAGACGACGACCAAGTCTCCTCTGAAGATTTCCCTTGGATGACTGATGGAGCTGGACTTCCTCCCAACGCTCATGAACTCCTACGTGAACTG GTGAAATTAACTAAGAATGTGACTGAACAAGTAAGACTACTTGCAATGGATGAAGACGAGAACCTCACTGAGCCATACGATATAATTCCTCCATATGATCAAGCAAAAGCCCTTGGCAAGACAAACATTGACAGTGATCGGATTGCTTCTGGATTACCATGTGGTAGTGAAGGATTCCTTCTGATGTTTGCTCGGTGGATAAAACTTGCTAGGGATCTCtacaatgaaagaaaaga CCGATTTGACATCACACAGATTCCGGATGTTTACGATTCATGCAA GTACGACCTGTTACATAATTCCCATCTCGATCTAAAAGGATTAGATGAACTCTTCAAAGTAGCACAG TTACTTGCAGATGGTGTAATCCCAAATGAGTATGGCATCAATCCGCAACAAAAGCTTAAAATCGGTTCAAAG attgcTCGGCGCTTAATGGGGAAAATCTTGATAGACTTGAGGAATACTCGAGAAGAAGCACTGAGCGTTGCCGAGTTGAAAGAAAGCCAAGAACAAGTCTTGTCATTATCCGCCTCGCAAAGGGAAGATAGAAATAGTCAACCGAAGCTATTTATCAATAGCGATGAATTGAGACGACCTGGCACAGGTGataaagatgaagatgatgataaagaaaccaaatacCGATTAGATCCAAA GTATGCAAATGTGAAGACACCTGAACGTCATGTGAGGACTCGACTTTACTTCACATCT GAATCGCATATTCATTCGCTCATGAACGTCCTTCGATACTGTAACCTTGATGAATCTCTCCTAGGAGAAGAAAGCCTCATTTGCCAAAACGCCTTAGAACGTCTCTGTAAAACCAAGGAACTCGATTACATGAGTTACATTGTCCTAAGGCTCTTTGAGAACACCGAG GTATCACTTGAAGACCCGAAAAGATTCCGCATTGAACTTACATTTAGCCGTGGAGCTGATTTGTCTCCCTTAAGG AATAATGACGACGAGGCAGAGACATTGCTAAGGGAACACACACTTCCGATAATGGGACCAGAGAGG
- a CDS encoding Phosphoglycerate mutase-like family protein (Phosphoglycerate mutase-like family protein; FUNCTIONS IN: oxidoreductase activity, transition metal ion binding, acid phosphatase activity; INVOLVED IN: oxidation reduction; LOCATED IN: plasma membrane; EXPRESSED IN: 24 plant structures; EXPRESSED DURING: 13 growth stages; CONTAINS InterPro DOMAIN/s: ATP-grasp fold, RimK-type (InterPro:IPR013651), Histidine phosphatase superfamily, clade-2 (InterPro:IPR000560), Ferritin/ribonucleotide reductase-like (InterPro:IPR009078); BEST Arabidopsis thaliana protein match is: Phosphoglycerate mutase-like family protein (TAIR:AT5G15070.1); Has 618 Blast hits to 482 proteins in 186 species: Archae - 0; Bacteria - 7; Metazoa - 225; Fungi - 193; Plants - 69; Viruses - 0; Other Eukaryotes - 124 (source: NCBI BLink).) → MEMEEGASGVGEKIKIGVCVMEKKVKCGSEVFSAPMGEILDRLQSFGEFEILHFGDKVILEDPIESWPICDCLIAFHSSGYPLEKAQAYAALRKPFLVNELDPQYLLHDRRKVYEHLEMYGIPVPRYACVNRKVPNQDLHYFVEEEDFVEVHGERFWKPFVEKPVNGDDHSIMIYYPSSAGGGMKELFRKIGNRSSEFHPDVRRVRREGSYIYEEFMATGGTDVKVYTVGPEYAHAEARKSPVVDGVVMRNTDGKEVRYPVLLTPAEKQMAREVCIAFRQAVCGFDLLRSEGCSYVCDVNGWSFVKNSYKYYDDAACVLRKMCLDAKAPHLSSTLPPTLPWKVNEPVQSNEGLTRQGSGIIGTFGQSEELRCVIAVVRHGDRTPKQKVKLKVTEEKLLNLMLKYNGGKPRAETKLKSAVQLQDLLDATRMLVPRTRPGRESDSDAEDLEHAEKLRQVKAVLEEGGHFSGIYRKVQLKPLKWVKIPKSDGDGEEERPVEALMVLKYGGVLTHAGRKQAEELGRYFRNNMYPGEGTGLLRLHSTYRHDLKIYSSDEGRVQMSAAAFAKGLLDLEGQLTPILVSLVSKDSSMLDGLDNASIEMEAAKARLNEIVTSGTKMIDDDQVSSEDFPWMTDGAGLPPNAHELLRELVKLTKNVTEQVRLLAMDEDENLTEPYDIIPPYDQAKALGKTNIDSDRIASGLPCGSEGFLLMFARWIKLARDLYNERKDRFDITQIPDVYDSCKYDLLHNSHLDLKGLDELFKVAQLLADGVIPNEYGINPQQKLKIGSKIARRLMGKILIDLRNTREEALSVAELKESQEQVLSLSASQREDRNSQPKLFINSDELRRPGTGDKDEDDDKETKYRLDPKYANVKTPERHVRTRLYFTSESHIHSLMNVLRYCNLDESLLGEESLICQNALERLCKTKELDYMSYIVLRLFENTEVSLEDPKRFRIELTFSRGADLSPLRNNDDEAETLLREHTLPIMGPERLQEVGSCLSLETMEKMVRPFAMPAEDFPPASTPVGFSGYFSKSAAVLERLVNLFHNYKNSSSNGRS, encoded by the exons ATGGAGATGGAAGAAGGAGCAAGTGGTGTTGGTGAGAAGATAAAGATTGGAGTCTGCGTCATGGAAAAGAAGGTGAAATGCGGCTCCGAG GTTTTCTCAGCTCCCATGGGGGAAATTCTCGACAGACTCCAGTCTTTTGGTGAATTTGAG ATCTTACATTTTGGGGATAAAGTTATACTTGAAGATCCAATAGAAAG TTGGCCCATTTGTGATTGCTTGATTGCTTTTCATTCCTCTGGATATCCTCTTGAGAAGGCTCAGGCATATGCTGCTTTAAGAAA GCCATTTTTAGTGAATGAACTTGATCCGCAATATCTTCTTCATGATCGCCGGAAGGTGTATGAG CATCTTGAGATGTATGGCATCCCAGTTCCTAGGTATGCTTGTGTCAATAGAAAGGTACCAAATCAAGACCTTCATTATTTTgtcgaggaagaagattttgttgagGTCCATGGTGAACGCTTCTGGAAGCCATTTGTGGAAAAGCCTGTCAATG GAGATGACCATAGTATAATGATATACTACCCTAGCTCGGCAGGTGGAGGCATGAAAGAATTGTTTCGCAAG ATTGGGAACCGATCAAGTGAATTTCATCCTGACGTCAGAAGGGTAAGGAGAGAAGGCTCTTATATATACGAGGAGTTTATGGCCACCGGAGGAACTGATGTCAAG GTCTATACAGTGGGTCCTGAATACGCACATGCTGAAGCAAGAAAGTCACCTGTTGTTGATGGTGTTGTTATGAGGAATACAGATGGGAAGGAA GTGAGATATCCAGTATTGCTTACACCTGCTGAAAAGCAAATGGCTAGAGAAGtttgcattgcatttaggCAAGCG GTCTGTGGGTTTGATCTTCTACGATCTGAGGGCTGTTCATATGTTTGTGATGTCAATGGATGGAGTTTTGTGAAGAACTCATACAA GTATTATGACGATGCTGCGTGTGTGCTAAGGAAAATGTGTTTGGATGCAAAAGCTCCTCATCTCTCATCCACTCTTCCTCCCACCTTGCCATGGAAGGTCAATGAACCTGTACAATCTAATGAAGGTCTAACTCGCCAGGGAAGTGGCATCATCGGCACTTTTGGGCAGTCAGAAGAGCTACGTTGTGTCATTGCTGTTGTTCGACA TGGCGATAGAACTCCCAAGCAGAAAGTGAAACTAAAAGTTACAGAGGAAAAACTATTAAACCTAATGTTGAAGTACAATGGTGGAAAGCCAAGAGCTGAG ACCAAACTTAAGAGTGCCGTCCAGTTGCAAGATCTATTAGATGCCACAAGAATGTTAGTTCCCCGTACAAG ACCAGGTCGTGAAAGTGATAGTGATGCAGAAGACCTTGAACATGCTGAGAAGCTTCGGCAAGTTAAAGCAGTCCTTGAAGAG GGAGGACATTTCTCTGGTATATACAGGAAGGTTCAACTGAAGCCGCTGAAGTGGGTTAAAATACCAAAAAGCGATGGTGAtggcgaagaagaaagaccAGTAGAGGCCCTTATGGTTCTGAAATATGGCGGTGTTTTAACACACGCTGGTAGAAAGCAG GCAGAAGAACTTGGTAGATACTTTCGAAACAATATGTATCCAG GTGAAGGGACTGGTTTGCTTCGTCTCCATAGTACGTACCGTCATGACCTTAAAATTTACAGCTCTGACGAGGGACGTGTTCAG ATGTCTGCAGCGGCTTTTGCTAAAGGCCTGCTTGACCTAGAAGGACAGCTGACGCCAATCCTG gTTTCTTTGGTTAGCAAGGACTCTTCCATGTTGGATGGTCTTGATAATGCCAGCATTGAAATGGAAGCGGCCAAG GCTAGATTGAATGAGATTGTAACGTCTGGCACAAAGATGATAGACGACGACCAAGTCTCCTCTGAAGATTTCCCTTGGATGACTGATGGAGCTGGACTTCCTCCCAACGCTCATGAACTCCTACGTGAACTG GTGAAATTAACTAAGAATGTGACTGAACAAGTAAGACTACTTGCAATGGATGAAGACGAGAACCTCACTGAGCCATACGATATAATTCCTCCATATGATCAAGCAAAAGCCCTTGGCAAGACAAACATTGACAGTGATCGGATTGCTTCTGGATTACCATGTGGTAGTGAAGGATTCCTTCTGATGTTTGCTCGGTGGATAAAACTTGCTAGGGATCTCtacaatgaaagaaaaga CCGATTTGACATCACACAGATTCCGGATGTTTACGATTCATGCAA GTACGACCTGTTACATAATTCCCATCTCGATCTAAAAGGATTAGATGAACTCTTCAAAGTAGCACAG TTACTTGCAGATGGTGTAATCCCAAATGAGTATGGCATCAATCCGCAACAAAAGCTTAAAATCGGTTCAAAG attgcTCGGCGCTTAATGGGGAAAATCTTGATAGACTTGAGGAATACTCGAGAAGAAGCACTGAGCGTTGCCGAGTTGAAAGAAAGCCAAGAACAAGTCTTGTCATTATCCGCCTCGCAAAGGGAAGATAGAAATAGTCAACCGAAGCTATTTATCAATAGCGATGAATTGAGACGACCTGGCACAGGTGataaagatgaagatgatgataaagaaaccaaatacCGATTAGATCCAAA GTATGCAAATGTGAAGACACCTGAACGTCATGTGAGGACTCGACTTTACTTCACATCT GAATCGCATATTCATTCGCTCATGAACGTCCTTCGATACTGTAACCTTGATGAATCTCTCCTAGGAGAAGAAAGCCTCATTTGCCAAAACGCCTTAGAACGTCTCTGTAAAACCAAGGAACTCGATTACATGAGTTACATTGTCCTAAGGCTCTTTGAGAACACCGAG GTATCACTTGAAGACCCGAAAAGATTCCGCATTGAACTTACATTTAGCCGTGGAGCTGATTTGTCTCCCTTAAGG AATAATGACGACGAGGCAGAGACATTGCTAAGGGAACACACACTTCCGATAATGGGACCAGAGAGG
- a CDS encoding actin cross-linking protein, putative (DUF569), whose amino-acid sequence MEIFRKATIVRLRSHNDKYLSADEDQESVHQDRRGTTKNTRWTVEIVPGSNVIRLQSCYGKYLTATNIHFLLGATGEKVLQTLPEKLDSSAEWEPLSDDGVHVRFKSRYGQYLRANKGVPPWRNSITHDIPSRTVTQDWVMWTVDVLQIRVIKDDAESTHSSSTFSRIESDDSFIVSLPLKSEGRLIYYETGDDSGNINKEIGEKSLIFHGSELIELKKKLEEETEMEDVMIWCRNPLNEKLCPLQLHLPPNNATMHIIVFPSSCEIDK is encoded by the exons ATGGAGATATTTAGAAAGGCAACGATTGTACGTCTCCGTAGCCACAACGACAAATACCTAAGTGCCGATGAAGATCAAGAATCCGTTCATCAAGATCGTCGCGGCACAACAAAAAACACTAGATGGACGGTTGAGATCGTACCTGGATCCAATGTGATCCGTCTTCAAAGCTGTTACGGCAAATACCTTACCGCCACTAATATTCATTTCCTCCTTGGAGCCACCGGCGAAAAG GTACTTCAAACTCTACCCGAAAAGTTGGATTCATCTGCGGAGTGGGAGCCGCTATCAGACGATGGTGTACACGTACGGTTCAAGAGTCGCTACGGACAATATCTGAGGGCAAACAAAGGTGTACCACCGTGGAGAAACTCTATCACACACGATATTCCTAGTCGTACGGTCACACAAGATTGGGTCATGTGGACTGTTGACGTTCTTCAGATTCGAGTTATCAAAGATGATGCAGAGTCTACCCACAGTTCTTCCACTTTTTCACGGATTGAG TCAGATGATTCGTTTATTGTGAGTTTACCACTCAAGTCCGAAGGAAGGCTAATATATTACGAGACCGGAGATGATAGTGGGAACATAAATAAGGAAATAGGAGAAAAATCATTGATATTCCATGGAAGCGAGTTGATagaactaaagaagaagcttgaggaagaaacagagatggAAGATGTTATGATTTGGTGTAGAAATCCTTTGAACGAAAAGCTTTGTCCTCTTCAATTGCATCTTCCTCCTAACAACGCAACTATGCACATCATCgtctttccttcttcttgcG AGATTGACAAGTGA
- a CDS encoding Phosphoglycerate mutase-like family protein, producing MGEILDRLQSFGEFEILHFGDKVILEDPIESWPICDCLIAFHSSGYPLEKAQAYAALRKPFLVNELDPQYLLHDRRKVYEHLEMYGIPVPRYACVNRKVPNQDLHYFVEEEDFVEVHGERFWKPFVEKPVNGDDHSIMIYYPSSAGGGMKELFRKIGNRSSEFHPDVRRVRREGSYIYEEFMATGGTDVKVYTVGPEYAHAEARKSPVVDGVVMRNTDGKEVRYPVLLTPAEKQMAREVCIAFRQAVCGFDLLRSEGCSYVCDVNGWSFVKNSYKYYDDAACVLRKMCLDAKAPHLSSTLPPTLPWKVNEPVQSNEGLTRQGSGIIGTFGQSEELRCVIAVVRHGDRTPKQKVKLKVTEEKLLNLMLKYNGGKPRAETKLKSAVQLQDLLDATRMLVPRTRPGRESDSDAEDLEHAEKLRQVKAVLEEGGHFSGIYRKVQLKPLKWVKIPKSDGDGEEERPVEALMVLKYGGVLTHAGRKQAEELGRYFRNNMYPGEGTGLLRLHSTYRHDLKIYSSDEGRVQMSAAAFAKGLLDLEGQLTPILVSLVSKDSSMLDGLDNASIEMEAAKARLNEIVTSGTKMIDDDQVSSEDFPWMTDGAGLPPNAHELLRELVKLTKNVTEQVRLLAMDEDENLTEPYDIIPPYDQAKALGKTNIDSDRIASGLPCGSEGFLLMFARWIKLARDLYNERKDRFDITQIPDVYDSCKYDLLHNSHLDLKGLDELFKVAQLLADGVIPNEYGINPQQKLKIGSKIARRLMGKILIDLRNTREEALSVAELKESQEQVLSLSASQREDRNSQPKLFINSDELRRPGTGDKDEDDDKETKYRLDPKYANVKTPERHVRTRLYFTSESHIHSLMNVLRYCNLDESLLGEESLICQNALERLCKTKELDYMSYIVLRLFENTEVSLEDPKRFRIELTFSRGADLSPLRNNDDEAETLLREHTLPIMGPERLQEVGSCLSLETMEKMVRPFAMPAEDFPPASTPVGFSGYFSKSAAVLERLVNLFHNYKNSSSNGRS from the exons ATGGGGGAAATTCTCGACAGACTCCAGTCTTTTGGTGAATTTGAG ATCTTACATTTTGGGGATAAAGTTATACTTGAAGATCCAATAGAAAG TTGGCCCATTTGTGATTGCTTGATTGCTTTTCATTCCTCTGGATATCCTCTTGAGAAGGCTCAGGCATATGCTGCTTTAAGAAA GCCATTTTTAGTGAATGAACTTGATCCGCAATATCTTCTTCATGATCGCCGGAAGGTGTATGAG CATCTTGAGATGTATGGCATCCCAGTTCCTAGGTATGCTTGTGTCAATAGAAAGGTACCAAATCAAGACCTTCATTATTTTgtcgaggaagaagattttgttgagGTCCATGGTGAACGCTTCTGGAAGCCATTTGTGGAAAAGCCTGTCAATG GAGATGACCATAGTATAATGATATACTACCCTAGCTCGGCAGGTGGAGGCATGAAAGAATTGTTTCGCAAG ATTGGGAACCGATCAAGTGAATTTCATCCTGACGTCAGAAGGGTAAGGAGAGAAGGCTCTTATATATACGAGGAGTTTATGGCCACCGGAGGAACTGATGTCAAG GTCTATACAGTGGGTCCTGAATACGCACATGCTGAAGCAAGAAAGTCACCTGTTGTTGATGGTGTTGTTATGAGGAATACAGATGGGAAGGAA GTGAGATATCCAGTATTGCTTACACCTGCTGAAAAGCAAATGGCTAGAGAAGtttgcattgcatttaggCAAGCG GTCTGTGGGTTTGATCTTCTACGATCTGAGGGCTGTTCATATGTTTGTGATGTCAATGGATGGAGTTTTGTGAAGAACTCATACAA GTATTATGACGATGCTGCGTGTGTGCTAAGGAAAATGTGTTTGGATGCAAAAGCTCCTCATCTCTCATCCACTCTTCCTCCCACCTTGCCATGGAAGGTCAATGAACCTGTACAATCTAATGAAGGTCTAACTCGCCAGGGAAGTGGCATCATCGGCACTTTTGGGCAGTCAGAAGAGCTACGTTGTGTCATTGCTGTTGTTCGACA TGGCGATAGAACTCCCAAGCAGAAAGTGAAACTAAAAGTTACAGAGGAAAAACTATTAAACCTAATGTTGAAGTACAATGGTGGAAAGCCAAGAGCTGAG ACCAAACTTAAGAGTGCCGTCCAGTTGCAAGATCTATTAGATGCCACAAGAATGTTAGTTCCCCGTACAAG ACCAGGTCGTGAAAGTGATAGTGATGCAGAAGACCTTGAACATGCTGAGAAGCTTCGGCAAGTTAAAGCAGTCCTTGAAGAG GGAGGACATTTCTCTGGTATATACAGGAAGGTTCAACTGAAGCCGCTGAAGTGGGTTAAAATACCAAAAAGCGATGGTGAtggcgaagaagaaagaccAGTAGAGGCCCTTATGGTTCTGAAATATGGCGGTGTTTTAACACACGCTGGTAGAAAGCAG GCAGAAGAACTTGGTAGATACTTTCGAAACAATATGTATCCAG GTGAAGGGACTGGTTTGCTTCGTCTCCATAGTACGTACCGTCATGACCTTAAAATTTACAGCTCTGACGAGGGACGTGTTCAG ATGTCTGCAGCGGCTTTTGCTAAAGGCCTGCTTGACCTAGAAGGACAGCTGACGCCAATCCTG gTTTCTTTGGTTAGCAAGGACTCTTCCATGTTGGATGGTCTTGATAATGCCAGCATTGAAATGGAAGCGGCCAAG GCTAGATTGAATGAGATTGTAACGTCTGGCACAAAGATGATAGACGACGACCAAGTCTCCTCTGAAGATTTCCCTTGGATGACTGATGGAGCTGGACTTCCTCCCAACGCTCATGAACTCCTACGTGAACTG GTGAAATTAACTAAGAATGTGACTGAACAAGTAAGACTACTTGCAATGGATGAAGACGAGAACCTCACTGAGCCATACGATATAATTCCTCCATATGATCAAGCAAAAGCCCTTGGCAAGACAAACATTGACAGTGATCGGATTGCTTCTGGATTACCATGTGGTAGTGAAGGATTCCTTCTGATGTTTGCTCGGTGGATAAAACTTGCTAGGGATCTCtacaatgaaagaaaaga CCGATTTGACATCACACAGATTCCGGATGTTTACGATTCATGCAA GTACGACCTGTTACATAATTCCCATCTCGATCTAAAAGGATTAGATGAACTCTTCAAAGTAGCACAG TTACTTGCAGATGGTGTAATCCCAAATGAGTATGGCATCAATCCGCAACAAAAGCTTAAAATCGGTTCAAAG attgcTCGGCGCTTAATGGGGAAAATCTTGATAGACTTGAGGAATACTCGAGAAGAAGCACTGAGCGTTGCCGAGTTGAAAGAAAGCCAAGAACAAGTCTTGTCATTATCCGCCTCGCAAAGGGAAGATAGAAATAGTCAACCGAAGCTATTTATCAATAGCGATGAATTGAGACGACCTGGCACAGGTGataaagatgaagatgatgataaagaaaccaaatacCGATTAGATCCAAA GTATGCAAATGTGAAGACACCTGAACGTCATGTGAGGACTCGACTTTACTTCACATCT GAATCGCATATTCATTCGCTCATGAACGTCCTTCGATACTGTAACCTTGATGAATCTCTCCTAGGAGAAGAAAGCCTCATTTGCCAAAACGCCTTAGAACGTCTCTGTAAAACCAAGGAACTCGATTACATGAGTTACATTGTCCTAAGGCTCTTTGAGAACACCGAG GTATCACTTGAAGACCCGAAAAGATTCCGCATTGAACTTACATTTAGCCGTGGAGCTGATTTGTCTCCCTTAAGG AATAATGACGACGAGGCAGAGACATTGCTAAGGGAACACACACTTCCGATAATGGGACCAGAGAGG